In Rutidosis leptorrhynchoides isolate AG116_Rl617_1_P2 chromosome 2, CSIRO_AGI_Rlap_v1, whole genome shotgun sequence, one genomic interval encodes:
- the LOC139889577 gene encoding uncharacterized protein produces MRCVGPTEAEMIIEEVHGGSCAPHSGSKTIASKIMRMSYFRPTLHAPQNRKSRHDMIPVNSPWPFYKWAIDIVGPFPAGAGNVKFLFVAIDYFTKWVEAKALRTITGVQLRTRKLIGCAKLLTATFSSSKKRLNEKRTGWVDELSDVLWAHRTTFKKSTGETPFSLVPGSEAMIPAEILVPTHMVAIIR; encoded by the exons ATGCGCTGTGTGGGACCAACAGAGGCAGAGATGATCATTGAAGAAGTACATGGCGGTTCTTGTGCACCACATTCTGGTTCCAAAACTATTGCATCAAAGATTATGCGAATGAGTTACTTTAGGCCAACCTT GCATGCACCGCAGAACAGAAAATCAAGGCATGACATGATTCCAGTAAACTCGCCATGGCCATTTTATAAATGGGCGATTGATATTGTGGGTCCATTTCCAGCAGGAGCAGGGAATGTAAAATTCTTGTTTGTGGCAATCGATTATTTCACCAAGTGGGTGGAAGCAAAAGCATTACGCACAATTACGGGAGTGCAG TTGCGCACGCGCAAGCTAATAGGTTGTGCGAAGTTACTAACCGCGACATTTAGTAGCAGTAAAAAGCGCTTAAATGAAAAGCGCACTGGATGGGTTGATGAACTATCCGATGTGCTATGGGCACATCGCACAACATTTAAAAAGAGTACTGGCGAAACACCCTTTAGTCTTGTGCCTGGCTCGGAGGCAATGATTCCCGCAGAAATCCTTGTGCCAACACATATGGTGGCTATCATCAGATGA